Proteins found in one Pseudoxanthomonas sp. SL93 genomic segment:
- a CDS encoding TIGR00645 family protein: MTEPKPARLGPLPALIFSSRWLQLPLYLGLIVAQGVYVVLFLKELWHLVHGATSLSEQDIMLLVLGLIDVVMISNLLMMVIVGGYETFVSRMGLEKHPDQPEWLSHVNASVLKVKLAMAIIGISSIHLLKTFIGASTLGGLPLCGTSEAFAAAEAAKAAGWLAKTCSDFTSTGVMWQTIIHAIFILSAIGIAYTDKLMNSGAPVKHARPEGAH, translated from the coding sequence ATCTTCAGCTCGCGCTGGCTGCAGCTTCCCTTGTACCTGGGGCTGATCGTGGCGCAAGGCGTCTACGTCGTCCTGTTCCTGAAGGAGCTGTGGCACCTGGTGCATGGCGCCACCAGCCTCAGCGAGCAGGACATCATGCTGCTGGTGCTGGGCCTGATCGACGTGGTGATGATCTCCAACCTGCTGATGATGGTCATCGTCGGTGGTTACGAGACCTTCGTGTCGCGCATGGGGCTGGAGAAACACCCCGACCAGCCGGAATGGCTGAGCCACGTCAACGCCAGCGTGCTGAAGGTGAAGCTGGCCATGGCGATCATCGGCATCTCGTCCATCCACCTGCTGAAGACCTTCATCGGCGCCAGCACGCTGGGCGGCTTGCCGCTGTGCGGCACGTCAGAGGCGTTCGCCGCCGCCGAAGCCGCGAAGGCCGCCGGCTGGCTGGCCAAGACCTGCAGCGACTTCACCTCCACCGGCGTGATGTGGCAAACCATCATCCACGCCATCTTCATCCTGTCCGCCATCGGCATCGCCTATACCGACAAGCTGATGAACAGCGGTGCGCCGGTGAAGCACGCCAGGCCTGAAGGCGCCCATTGA